Within Mycobacterium heckeshornense, the genomic segment GCGCGCACCGTGCCGGGTCGTGTACCTGATCGACGAACCCAACCTGCGCGGTTTCGCGTACGGCACCCTGCCCGGCCACCCCGAGGCCGGCGAAGAGCGGTTCGCGGTGCGCTACGACCCGCTCACCGCCGCCGTGTTCGCGGAGGTGTCATCGTTTTCCCGGCCGGCGACGTGGTGGAGCCGGGCCGGCCGACCCTTGCTGGCGGTGGGCCAGCGCGTCATCGCCAGACGCTACCTGCGCGCGGTGTGACGGGCCGGCCGACCGCGGCGTTATGTTGCGGTCCGCGCGGTGTGGGCGCGATGCACACCGTCAGCCAGCCGGGCCAGTGCGACGGCGGAGACCAGCAGACCGAAGTCGCGCAGCGCAATGTCGTAATAGCCCGACAGGGTCAGCAGGTTGACGATGATGCCTGCCAGCCACGCCGCCACCACCCACGCGCCGATGCGCGGCGCGATCGCGACGAGCACGCCCGCGGCGATTTCGACGACGCCGACGACGTACATGCACTGGTCGGCGTTGCCCGGGACGATGCCGTCGATCCAGCCGGCCAGGTATTTGCTCCAGTGGTCCGGGTGGGTGAGCAGGTTGACGAACTTGTCCAGCCCGAACAGGATCGGCGCGACCGTGAAGAGCGTGCGCAGCAGCGCGTATGCCTGAAACGACGGGTCCTTGAGCTGGCCGCCGGCAACGGTGCCGGAAGCGGCGGCGCGATCGGTGCTCATGGGTGGCGTCCTCCTTCTAACAGATCGTAAATTGAACGTTAGAACGCCCGGGAATGTAGCGTCAAGACTTTTATCTGTTAGAAATGGTTATGCAGTCCTGGTGGGACGCGTTGCAGCGTGATGCCGCCGGAATCGGCGCGCTCGCCGATCCGGTGCGCCACCGGCTGTATGAATTCGTGTGCTCGCAGCCGGAACCGGTGAGCCGTGACCAGGCGGCCGACGCGACCGGCATCGCACGGCACCAGGCGAAGTTCCACCTCGACCGGCTGGAGGCCGAGGGGCTGCTGGAAAGCGCCTACGCGCGCGTGACGGGGCGCTCAGGGCCCGGCGCGGGGCGCACGTCAAAGTTGTATCGGCGGGCCGACCGGCAGCTAGCGGTCAGCCTTCCCCCGCGCGAGTACGAGCTGGCGGGCCGCT encodes:
- a CDS encoding DUF1990 domain-containing protein, whose product is MDLHALTSLPFTYPEVGATAGAIPVGYDHIGYVSQIGAGQQRFEQAADAVMHWGMQRGAGLRVHASSDVVTVGAVVVVTLGFLRAPCRVVYLIDEPNLRGFAYGTLPGHPEAGEERFAVRYDPLTAAVFAEVSSFSRPATWWSRAGRPLLAVGQRVIARRYLRAV
- a CDS encoding DoxX family membrane protein, translating into MSTDRAAASGTVAGGQLKDPSFQAYALLRTLFTVAPILFGLDKFVNLLTHPDHWSKYLAGWIDGIVPGNADQCMYVVGVVEIAAGVLVAIAPRIGAWVVAAWLAGIIVNLLTLSGYYDIALRDFGLLVSAVALARLADGVHRAHTARTAT